The sequence CCGCCGCTGTTAGTGCGGGAGTTGTGGCGGCGTACGGCCTTGCGGATTTGTGCCACTTGCTTGTAACGCTTAGGCGCATCCACATCGACTTTACTTTCCGACTCAGGCGTTAAGCCCACTTCGCTACGCAAGTAGTTTAATTGGTCTAATGGCATTTCTGACCAACCGCCACGGGGCAAGTTGCGCGGTAATTCGATTTTGCCATAGCGGACGCGGATCAAGCGGCTTACCTGCATCTCTTGGGATTCCCACAAGCGGCGCACTTCGCGGTTACGACCTTCTTTTAGCGTGACATGAAACCAGTTGTTCATGCCTTCGCCACCGCTGTACTTAAGGGTGTCGAATTTGCCCATGCCATCTTCCAGCATGACGCCTTTACGCAAACGCTGCAGCATGGCTTCATCCACTTCACCAAATACGCGCACCGCATATTCGCGGTCTATTTCATGGCGTGGGTGCATCAGGCGGTTCGCTAATTCACCGTCTGTGGTAAACAGCAACAAACCTGAGGTGTTCACATCCAAACGGCCTACTGATATCCAACGCGCACCCTGCAATTTTGGTAGGCGATCAAATACCGTTGGCCGGCCTTCTGGATCTTTACGGGTGCTCATCTCGCCTTCTGGCTTGTGATACATCAATACGCGGCACAATACATCTGCTTCGGCTTGAGTTTCTACCTGATGGCCGTCTAAGCGAATTTGCTCTTTGCCCGTGACGCGGTCACCTAAGGTGGCCACTTTACCATCGACACTCACTCGTCCTTGGCTGATCAGCGCTTCAATTTCACGGCGTGAGCCTTTACCGGCTCGCGCTAGCACTTTTTGTAATTTTTCAGTCATGTTGTTCACTTTTACCAAAGAACTTATTCAAAAGGAGTGGTGTCGCCGGCGCCAACGCGGGCAATCACAGGGGTATCATCGTAAAGCTCAATCACGGTAGTCGGCTTAGG comes from Oceanisphaera profunda and encodes:
- the rluB gene encoding 23S rRNA pseudouridine(2605) synthase RluB; the encoded protein is MTEKLQKVLARAGKGSRREIEALISQGRVSVDGKVATLGDRVTGKEQIRLDGHQVETQAEADVLCRVLMYHKPEGEMSTRKDPEGRPTVFDRLPKLQGARWISVGRLDVNTSGLLLFTTDGELANRLMHPRHEIDREYAVRVFGEVDEAMLQRLRKGVMLEDGMGKFDTLKYSGGEGMNNWFHVTLKEGRNREVRRLWESQEMQVSRLIRVRYGKIELPRNLPRGGWSEMPLDQLNYLRSEVGLTPESESKVDVDAPKRYKQVAQIRKAVRRHNSRTNSGGTGAGAGASTGTGLKKKPTSRARNPRQKQKTRI